In Sinorhizobium sojae CCBAU 05684, a single window of DNA contains:
- a CDS encoding ATP-binding cassette domain-containing protein yields the protein MADTALPQPIVEMRGIDKAFGAVQALSDVDLVLYPGEILGLVGDNSAGKSTLMKILTGAYQRDAGEVRVAGETVHFRSPHESRDAGIEMIYQDFALCGNMDVGQNIFLGRWPLKGPFVDRRRMYSEAGRVLKRLKVDVNSVYQKVESLSGGRQQSVAIARAISFEPRVVILDEPTANLSAMATERLLETMLELKRQGVAQIIISHRLVDIFAVGDRVMVLKRGEYVGDRYIRNTDEHEVLEIIVSGTRETALSAEQAIEGRF from the coding sequence ATGGCTGACACGGCATTGCCCCAACCGATCGTCGAAATGCGCGGCATCGACAAGGCCTTCGGGGCCGTGCAGGCGTTGAGCGATGTCGACCTCGTTCTCTATCCCGGAGAGATCCTCGGCCTCGTCGGCGACAACTCCGCCGGCAAGTCGACGCTCATGAAAATTCTCACCGGCGCCTATCAGCGCGACGCCGGCGAAGTCCGGGTGGCAGGCGAAACCGTGCATTTCAGGAGCCCGCACGAGAGCCGCGACGCCGGCATCGAGATGATCTACCAGGACTTCGCTCTCTGCGGAAACATGGATGTCGGCCAGAACATATTTCTCGGCCGCTGGCCGCTGAAGGGGCCCTTCGTCGACAGAAGGAGGATGTATTCCGAAGCGGGCCGCGTGCTGAAGAGGCTGAAGGTCGACGTCAATTCGGTCTACCAGAAGGTCGAAAGCCTCTCGGGGGGACGTCAGCAATCGGTCGCGATCGCCCGCGCCATTTCCTTCGAGCCCCGCGTCGTGATCCTCGACGAGCCGACCGCAAATCTGTCGGCAATGGCGACGGAGCGGCTGCTCGAGACCATGCTCGAATTGAAGAGGCAGGGCGTTGCCCAGATCATCATTTCCCATCGCCTCGTCGATATCTTCGCCGTCGGCGATCGCGTCATGGTGCTGAAGCGCGGCGAATATGTGGGCGACCGCTATATCAGGAATACCGACGAGCATGAGGTACTGGAGATCATCGTATCCGGTACCCGTGAGACGGCGCTCAGCGCGGAGCAGGCCATAGAGGGGCGATTCTAG
- a CDS encoding methyl-accepting chemotaxis protein codes for MPSLPWATSTGHAKIGQIISVMEDIAFQRNLLALNAGVEAARVEEAGKGFDVVAQEVRELAAKSATAAKEITALINTSSNAAVHSGVSLVTETGATLSEIEQFVADMYQRVSAIAGTSKEQHANLSSISASVNSMDQMTQQNAAMVEQTSAATASLSNDSQTLA; via the coding sequence GTGCCATCTCTGCCATGGGCAACATCGACCGGTCATGCAAAAATCGGTCAGATTATTTCCGTGATGGAGGACATTGCTTTCCAGAGGAATCTGCTCGCTCTCAACGCAGGCGTGGAAGCCGCCCGTGTGGAGGAGGCAGGTAAGGGCTTCGATGTCGTCGCTCAGGAGGTCAGAGAACTCGCCGCCAAGTCGGCCACCGCTGCCAAGGAAATCACTGCGCTGATCAATACCTCCTCGAATGCGGCGGTCCATTCGGGTGTCTCACTGGTCACCGAAACCGGTGCCACGCTCTCAGAGATCGAGCAGTTCGTCGCCGACATGTATCAGCGGGTCAGCGCCATCGCGGGTACCTCCAAAGAACAGCACGCGAACCTCTCGTCGATCAGCGCGTCAGTCAATTCCATGGACCAGATGACGCAGCAGAATGCTGCGATGGTTGAACAGACATCGGCCGCCACCGCATCGCTGTCGAACGACAGCCAAACTCTTGCATAA
- a CDS encoding LacI family DNA-binding transcriptional regulator produces the protein MSKPTIGELAQTAGVSVSTVNRLLHGTGTVRPDTIERILAAADEIGFYGLGALRERKRENLTHRKLGFLMQQSHRPLYKMWADAIVSASSRRADVVVEAEVVFEDDLSPEAVATNLLKMGESTDAIAVITADHPVVSQAIDELRSRGVPVIAYVTDLSAASRAGFVGTDNWKRGRTAAWFISQTASEPGKVIPLMGSNRYQCQDISDASFRSYMREHAREFHVTDTFLTHEEPENAYAIVRKLIAEEPDLRGIFVNGGGISGVLRAMRERPPERLGEIRIVCSDIGPETRRGLTEGLITASLCHPLEKMPQELIDVMLRQIERKDTTSVEQRIVPFEILTPESIWT, from the coding sequence ATGAGCAAGCCCACGATAGGTGAACTCGCCCAGACCGCAGGCGTGAGCGTTTCTACAGTCAACAGGCTCCTGCATGGCACAGGCACCGTCAGACCTGACACGATTGAACGCATTCTGGCTGCAGCAGATGAAATCGGTTTTTACGGTCTTGGAGCCCTGCGTGAACGCAAACGAGAAAATCTAACGCATCGAAAGCTTGGTTTTCTCATGCAGCAGTCGCATAGGCCGCTCTATAAGATGTGGGCAGACGCGATCGTTTCCGCCTCATCGCGACGGGCGGATGTCGTCGTCGAGGCAGAGGTCGTCTTCGAGGATGACCTCTCTCCGGAGGCCGTCGCTACCAATCTGCTGAAGATGGGCGAGTCCACCGATGCCATTGCGGTGATTACCGCAGACCATCCAGTGGTCAGCCAGGCGATTGATGAGCTCCGCTCTCGCGGCGTTCCGGTCATTGCATATGTCACGGATCTATCGGCGGCGAGCCGCGCCGGGTTTGTCGGTACTGACAACTGGAAACGGGGCCGCACAGCCGCTTGGTTCATCAGCCAGACGGCAAGCGAACCCGGCAAAGTCATCCCGCTCATGGGAAGCAATCGTTATCAGTGTCAGGATATCTCAGATGCAAGCTTTCGATCCTACATGCGGGAACACGCACGGGAGTTTCACGTGACTGACACCTTTTTGACCCATGAGGAACCGGAGAACGCTTATGCGATCGTCCGCAAATTGATCGCAGAGGAGCCGGACCTCAGGGGTATTTTCGTCAATGGAGGCGGCATTTCCGGGGTTCTGCGCGCTATGCGCGAACGCCCGCCGGAACGCCTAGGCGAGATTCGTATTGTCTGTAGCGACATCGGACCAGAAACGCGCAGAGGCCTGACGGAAGGACTCATAACCGCGTCACTGTGCCATCCACTTGAGAAGATGCCGCAAGAATTGATCGATGTCATGCTGCGCCAGATTGAGCGCAAGGATACAACGTCGGTTGAACAGCGGATCGTCCCGTTCGAGATACTTACGCCTGAAAGCATCTGGACCTGA
- a CDS encoding substrate-binding domain-containing protein — translation MKRMKRIAAALLATSTIMIGASSVEAANIAVVGGKNDDAFWNIIKKGLDDARLVVEANGGSVNYLRLQTYDNFAPDVVQLIRTAISQGVDGLVIPNWVPEAEDPAIKDAIKAGITVILMNAGGQDKAIELGAINYVGSDEYIAGKAGGEYFATKGKKNVICVNTVPGAANLEARCKGVIDGITAKGGSAKQLPLPATSFGDPTAVAEAIKATLLEDANVDGLITISAGDADSAAIGITQAGKTESVMLGTFDLNQSGLDRIKGGTQGFAIDQQPYLQSLLAVTLLASAIDFGTDLPTAPVLTGPGIVDASNIDATLAGVQKGAR, via the coding sequence ATGAAACGAATGAAGCGCATTGCCGCCGCACTTCTTGCGACATCCACAATCATGATTGGCGCGAGTTCCGTCGAGGCCGCAAATATTGCCGTGGTCGGCGGCAAGAACGACGACGCGTTCTGGAACATCATCAAAAAAGGTCTGGATGACGCGCGCCTGGTCGTCGAAGCGAACGGCGGTTCGGTGAACTATCTGCGCCTCCAGACCTACGACAATTTTGCTCCAGACGTTGTCCAGCTCATCCGGACAGCGATCAGCCAGGGTGTCGATGGTCTCGTGATCCCCAATTGGGTTCCGGAAGCCGAGGACCCGGCGATTAAGGATGCGATCAAGGCGGGGATCACCGTGATTCTGATGAACGCCGGCGGGCAGGACAAGGCTATCGAGCTCGGTGCGATCAACTATGTCGGATCCGACGAATATATCGCGGGCAAGGCGGGCGGCGAGTACTTCGCCACGAAGGGCAAGAAGAACGTCATCTGCGTCAACACGGTTCCGGGCGCCGCCAATCTGGAGGCGCGTTGCAAGGGTGTGATCGACGGTATCACCGCAAAGGGTGGTTCAGCGAAGCAGCTGCCGCTGCCGGCGACCAGCTTCGGCGATCCGACCGCTGTTGCGGAAGCCATCAAGGCGACCTTGCTCGAGGATGCCAACGTTGATGGCTTGATCACCATCTCGGCCGGTGACGCGGATTCTGCGGCAATCGGTATCACCCAGGCTGGCAAGACGGAATCGGTCATGCTCGGCACTTTTGATCTCAATCAGTCCGGTCTTGACCGTATCAAGGGTGGCACACAGGGCTTTGCTATCGATCAACAGCCTTATCTGCAGTCGCTCTTGGCCGTCACGCTGCTGGCCTCAGCTATCGACTTCGGTACCGATCTGCCGACGGCGCCGGTTTTGACTGGCCCCGGCATTGTTGATGCGTCGAACATCGATGCAACGCTGGCCGGTGTCCAGAAAGGCGCTCGCTGA
- a CDS encoding ABC transporter permease, whose amino-acid sequence MNNLSIGNLLRRPEAGALLGLVAVLVFFVIFGSANFLQPAGTASWLNVAANLGIVAIPVGLLMIAGELDISIGATIPAGALAVAIISGHFDLPIWLGILGALGLGLGIGLINGILVVRTAVPSLIVTLGTLFAVQGLALASSVLMTGSTSVALSPAESGPLAKALFGEFIGGSFQVIIFWWLALTVVYIFYIHFSPFGNWIFAMGGDKVSARNAGIPTRRLTIVLFVLSSMSAAFVGVCQAILFNVAQVSAGMTFIFNSIISVVVGGVLLTGGFGSIVGIFFGTITFAIVNQGIYFTNFDRNWSSLIIGIMLLLAVLMNNTFRNMALSYRPKKK is encoded by the coding sequence ATGAACAATCTCTCGATCGGTAATCTGCTGCGCCGTCCCGAGGCGGGAGCGCTTCTCGGTCTTGTCGCGGTGCTGGTTTTCTTCGTCATCTTCGGCAGCGCCAACTTCCTGCAGCCGGCAGGCACGGCCAGCTGGCTGAACGTTGCCGCCAACCTCGGCATCGTCGCGATCCCCGTGGGTCTGCTGATGATTGCCGGGGAGCTCGATATTTCCATTGGCGCGACGATCCCGGCTGGTGCTCTGGCCGTGGCGATCATTTCCGGCCATTTTGACCTGCCGATCTGGTTGGGCATTCTCGGCGCGCTCGGTTTGGGGCTGGGGATCGGCTTGATCAACGGCATTTTGGTCGTCCGTACCGCCGTTCCATCCCTGATCGTGACGCTCGGTACGCTCTTCGCAGTGCAGGGGCTTGCCCTCGCCTCCTCGGTGCTCATGACCGGCTCCACCAGTGTCGCGCTGAGCCCCGCCGAATCTGGTCCGCTGGCCAAGGCGCTGTTCGGCGAGTTCATCGGCGGCAGCTTTCAGGTCATCATCTTCTGGTGGCTCGCTTTGACGGTTGTCTACATCTTTTACATCCACTTCTCGCCCTTTGGGAACTGGATCTTCGCCATGGGCGGCGACAAGGTGAGCGCCCGAAATGCCGGCATTCCGACGCGCAGGCTGACGATCGTGCTGTTCGTGCTTTCCTCGATGAGTGCTGCCTTTGTCGGGGTGTGCCAGGCCATACTGTTCAATGTAGCCCAGGTTTCGGCCGGTATGACCTTCATCTTCAACTCGATCATCTCGGTCGTTGTCGGGGGTGTGCTCTTGACCGGCGGATTCGGATCGATCGTCGGCATCTTCTTCGGCACGATTACCTTCGCCATCGTTAACCAGGGCATCTACTTCACGAATTTCGACCGCAACTGGTCGAGCCTGATCATCGGCATCATGCTGCTGCTGGCGGTGCTGATGAACAACACCTTCCGCAACATGGCGCTGTCCTACAGGCCGAAGAAGAAGTGA
- a CDS encoding ATP-binding cassette domain-containing protein: MTTPILELRNVNKSFGPIDVLHDISLKVHAGEVLCLLGDNGAGKSTLIKTLAGVHKPTSGTILMDGKEVEFAGPREAQEMGISTVHQFGGTFPLMSIGRSFFVGVEPTKGWGPFKIYDRKTANAIAIKAVQDFGITRIDDGDRLIGGLSGGERQSLAIARAVHFGARVLILDEPTAALGVKQASHVLRIVLEAKKRGLAVIFITHQVMHAMAVGDHFAVLIRGALAANFMKGEKSREEITDLMAGGEAMAELESAIAAHTAN, encoded by the coding sequence ATGACGACTCCAATTCTGGAACTGCGTAACGTCAACAAGTCCTTCGGTCCGATCGACGTTTTGCATGACATTTCACTCAAGGTCCATGCAGGGGAGGTGCTTTGCCTTCTGGGTGACAACGGCGCGGGGAAATCGACGCTGATCAAGACGCTAGCGGGTGTGCACAAGCCGACATCGGGCACCATCCTGATGGACGGCAAGGAGGTCGAATTCGCCGGCCCGCGCGAAGCGCAGGAGATGGGTATCTCTACCGTTCACCAGTTCGGCGGCACCTTCCCGTTGATGTCGATCGGCCGATCCTTCTTCGTTGGTGTCGAGCCGACCAAGGGCTGGGGACCATTCAAGATCTACGACCGCAAGACGGCCAATGCGATCGCGATCAAAGCAGTGCAGGACTTCGGCATTACCCGAATCGACGACGGTGACAGGCTAATCGGCGGGCTGTCGGGCGGTGAACGGCAGTCGCTGGCGATTGCCCGGGCCGTGCATTTCGGCGCCCGCGTGCTGATCCTTGACGAACCCACCGCGGCTCTGGGGGTAAAGCAGGCATCGCACGTGCTGCGCATTGTGCTCGAAGCCAAGAAGCGCGGGCTGGCCGTGATTTTCATTACCCATCAGGTAATGCACGCGATGGCGGTCGGCGATCACTTCGCGGTGCTGATCCGAGGAGCTCTCGCCGCCAATTTCATGAAGGGTGAGAAGAGTCGCGAAGAGATTACCGATCTGATGGCAGGTGGCGAGGCGATGGCCGAACTCGAATCCGCAATCGCTGCCCATACTGCAAATTGA
- a CDS encoding sugar phosphate isomerase/epimerase family protein → MKIALDPFMHRHLSLEELPFKVKELGYDWIELSPRGGFLEWFKAPRVFPDRIKSFKRALKDAGVGVASLLPMYRWASNDEAERQAAVKHWKRAIEIAVEMEVDVMNSEFGRGPHPDKGSCYCCHTGSMIEACEDAWWRSMEELVPVFEKEGITLHVEPHPEDWCETLQPAVDIIRTVNSKNVKFLYCAPHTFYFGDDTKAMLRECADVLAHVHVGDTFNHKASSGLRYILNPPGTQARVHQHLNIGQGEVPWDDFFGTLAKVGFDGIMTACVFAWEDKADESGRFMRSEMQHYVDQYWKK, encoded by the coding sequence ATGAAGATCGCCCTCGACCCCTTCATGCACCGCCATCTGAGCCTTGAGGAGCTGCCCTTCAAAGTGAAGGAGCTCGGCTACGATTGGATCGAACTGTCGCCGCGGGGGGGTTTCCTTGAATGGTTCAAGGCGCCGCGCGTGTTCCCTGACCGGATCAAGTCTTTCAAACGCGCGCTGAAGGATGCGGGTGTCGGTGTCGCCTCGCTTCTGCCGATGTATCGCTGGGCCTCGAACGATGAGGCCGAGCGCCAGGCTGCGGTCAAGCACTGGAAACGCGCCATTGAGATCGCCGTGGAAATGGAAGTGGACGTGATGAACTCCGAGTTCGGGCGAGGCCCACACCCGGACAAGGGCTCATGCTATTGCTGCCATACCGGCAGCATGATCGAGGCCTGCGAGGATGCCTGGTGGCGCTCGATGGAAGAGCTGGTGCCGGTCTTTGAAAAGGAAGGCATCACCCTGCACGTCGAACCGCACCCCGAAGACTGGTGTGAGACACTGCAGCCGGCGGTAGATATCATCCGCACGGTGAATTCGAAGAACGTCAAGTTCCTCTATTGCGCGCCGCACACCTTCTATTTCGGTGACGATACGAAGGCCATGCTGCGCGAATGCGCTGATGTGCTGGCCCACGTTCACGTCGGCGACACCTTCAACCACAAGGCCAGTTCGGGGTTGCGCTACATCCTGAACCCGCCTGGCACCCAAGCTCGGGTCCATCAGCACCTGAACATCGGTCAGGGCGAAGTGCCGTGGGATGATTTCTTCGGCACGCTGGCCAAAGTGGGGTTTGACGGGATCATGACGGCCTGCGTCTTCGCCTGGGAGGACAAGGCCGACGAGTCCGGGCGCTTCATGCGCTCCGAGATGCAGCATTACGTGGACCAGTACTGGAAGAAATAA
- a CDS encoding Gfo/Idh/MocA family protein yields MINGERTITRPLRWGMVGGGRTGQVGYKHRTGALRDGTYRLLAGAFDLDAERGRDFGTKLGVAEDRCYATYQELVAKETAREDGVEVVSIATPNFTHYEITKACLEAGLHVICEKPLFFTVAECEEVERLAAEKGLIVGVTYGFTGHPLVHQMAAMVKKGMLGDIRIVDMQYTHGFNSGDDVGAGEAVKWRTNPKTAGPTFVLGDIGTHLYYLSEIVLPHMKIEKLLCDRKAFIPTRAPLEDHATVLMHYDNGARGRLWVSSVDAGNMGSQRYRFVGSKASVEWSDSRPDQLIYEVQGEPNRTLHHGMPYLEEESLAVDRMGALHTEGLGDSWANIYLWIAQAIDAKNRGDEAFLKTHHYPGIKAGTEGVRWLENCVRSADAGSAWVDFQ; encoded by the coding sequence ATGATAAACGGAGAAAGAACCATAACTCGCCCCTTGCGCTGGGGCATGGTCGGCGGCGGCCGCACCGGCCAGGTGGGCTACAAGCACCGGACGGGTGCACTCAGGGACGGCACTTACCGGCTGCTTGCTGGTGCATTCGATCTCGATGCAGAGCGCGGGCGCGATTTCGGCACCAAACTGGGAGTGGCCGAGGACCGCTGCTATGCGACTTATCAGGAACTGGTCGCCAAAGAGACGGCACGTGAGGACGGCGTGGAGGTCGTCTCGATCGCTACGCCGAACTTCACCCATTACGAGATCACCAAGGCCTGCCTCGAGGCGGGGCTGCACGTGATCTGCGAAAAGCCGCTGTTCTTCACGGTGGCGGAATGCGAGGAGGTCGAAAGGCTTGCCGCGGAAAAGGGCCTGATCGTGGGTGTGACCTACGGCTTCACCGGCCACCCGCTGGTTCACCAGATGGCCGCCATGGTCAAGAAAGGCATGCTCGGCGATATTCGCATCGTCGACATGCAATACACCCACGGCTTCAACTCCGGCGACGATGTGGGAGCAGGCGAGGCCGTCAAATGGCGCACCAACCCCAAGACTGCCGGTCCGACTTTCGTTCTCGGCGATATCGGCACGCATCTCTATTACCTGTCCGAGATCGTCCTGCCGCACATGAAGATCGAGAAGCTGCTCTGCGACCGCAAGGCGTTCATCCCTACCCGGGCGCCGCTTGAAGATCATGCCACGGTGCTCATGCACTACGACAACGGGGCACGTGGCCGTCTCTGGGTTTCGTCCGTGGACGCGGGGAACATGGGCAGCCAGCGCTACCGTTTTGTTGGCTCCAAGGCCTCTGTCGAGTGGTCCGACAGCCGTCCCGATCAGCTGATCTACGAAGTGCAGGGCGAGCCGAACCGAACCCTGCATCACGGTATGCCCTATCTCGAGGAGGAAAGCCTCGCCGTCGATCGCATGGGCGCGCTGCATACCGAAGGCCTCGGTGACAGCTGGGCCAATATCTATCTGTGGATCGCGCAAGCGATCGACGCGAAGAACCGCGGCGACGAAGCCTTCCTGAAGACCCACCACTATCCGGGCATCAAGGCCGGCACGGAAGGTGTCCGCTGGCTGGAGAACTGCGTTCGCTCGGCCGACGCGGGCTCCGCCTGGGTCGATTTCCAATAA
- a CDS encoding sugar phosphate isomerase/epimerase family protein, with product MKLSICTDVMGDLSFTEMLDKCVKLGVEGIEMTGGGWSRAPHFRADELLADRGLLRSKLTEIEARGLEIAALNCSANPLDPGDMGKRHRKEMEQTIRLAGEIGVKTIVTMSGLPEAAPGDMVPNWLVYTKSWPDEMPERDRYQWEDRAFPLWHELVKLAKEAGVEKYALENFSAMLVWNPETLFRLRNEVGPMVGMNLDPSHLMWMGADPIASARALGNAIHHCHGKDTRIERGLADVNGLLELKDVTDVANRSWNYVAVGAGRDLQWWKEFFSVVRMCGYNGWVSLEMEDFTMSTEAGIQSSIDALHATISR from the coding sequence ATGAAACTTTCAATCTGCACCGATGTGATGGGCGACCTCTCCTTCACGGAAATGCTCGACAAATGCGTCAAACTCGGCGTCGAAGGCATCGAAATGACTGGCGGCGGCTGGTCGCGCGCGCCGCATTTCCGCGCCGATGAGCTCCTGGCCGACAGGGGGCTCCTGAGGTCCAAGCTCACGGAAATCGAAGCGCGCGGCTTGGAGATCGCGGCTCTCAACTGCTCGGCCAATCCACTTGATCCGGGCGATATGGGCAAGCGTCACCGCAAGGAGATGGAGCAGACCATCCGTCTCGCCGGCGAGATCGGCGTGAAAACCATCGTGACGATGTCCGGTCTTCCGGAAGCGGCACCGGGCGACATGGTGCCCAACTGGCTCGTCTACACCAAGAGCTGGCCCGACGAGATGCCTGAGCGCGATCGCTACCAGTGGGAAGACCGTGCCTTCCCACTGTGGCACGAACTGGTGAAGCTGGCCAAGGAGGCCGGCGTGGAAAAATACGCGCTCGAAAACTTCTCGGCCATGCTCGTATGGAATCCCGAGACGCTTTTCCGTCTGCGCAACGAAGTCGGCCCGATGGTCGGCATGAACCTCGATCCCTCGCATCTGATGTGGATGGGCGCCGATCCGATCGCCTCCGCTCGCGCGCTTGGCAACGCGATCCACCATTGCCACGGCAAGGACACCCGCATCGAGCGGGGACTTGCGGACGTGAACGGCCTTCTCGAACTGAAGGATGTGACCGACGTCGCGAACCGGAGCTGGAACTATGTCGCCGTCGGGGCGGGCCGTGATCTGCAGTGGTGGAAGGAGTTCTTCTCGGTCGTGCGCATGTGCGGTTACAACGGCTGGGTCAGCCTCGAGATGGAAGATTTCACCATGTCTACGGAGGCCGGCATCCAGTCCTCCATCGACGCACTCCATGCGACCATCAGCCGCTGA
- a CDS encoding tautomerase family protein produces MPILKFHLYQSRSPKEIDYLLDVAHDVMVQTFDVPTADRYQIVNEHAPLNMRALDTGLGIPRTNKFVLLEVVSRPRGKAAKVAFYENLCAALQEKCGIAASDVMISFTENTDEDWSFGHGRAQFLTGEL; encoded by the coding sequence ATGCCGATCTTGAAATTTCATCTTTACCAAAGCCGTTCTCCCAAGGAGATCGATTATCTTCTCGATGTCGCCCATGATGTTATGGTCCAGACATTCGATGTGCCTACCGCGGACCGCTATCAGATCGTCAACGAACATGCGCCCTTGAACATGCGAGCCCTGGACACAGGTCTCGGCATTCCTCGGACCAACAAGTTCGTCTTGCTGGAGGTGGTATCGCGTCCGAGGGGCAAAGCCGCAAAAGTGGCATTCTATGAGAATCTCTGTGCGGCTCTCCAAGAGAAATGCGGCATCGCGGCGTCGGACGTGATGATCTCATTCACGGAGAATACCGATGAAGATTGGTCTTTCGGACACGGCAGGGCGCAATTTCTGACGGGCGAACTTTAA
- a CDS encoding ABC transporter substrate-binding protein, which translates to MLRKMCLALAVATSALAVNASAWADITILVPSGSEGDGLRAAAADYAKLKNTRVEIVQAPYANVFEQGANAGATRSGVFDIILMDDPWIPFFAENGHLEDLTSYFKNAGVEGPDDDFLSKSLAICRNPYNEGPYVCLPYVGNAQMFFYDAAKFKEVGVESPETWDDVLKAAAALTEQGDGRYYGYVFRGGQGNPVVADFMPIFWSYGAKMFNDDRTKVTIDTPEGAEGMKMFMSLRDVSPKGVESYNANEVGTAMAAGTAASSINWPNWVATFEDPSQSRMVGKISYGPIPDGTEPGSSEIGHWTMGIMSAAKNKQEAFDFMLWATSPEQIKISAERGNPPVRRSVFTDPELTQQERFRHYPVLMEAIEASTPRPRHPKWPEIENAFGIELSKAVAGTIAPEEALKNSQAAVEQITGLN; encoded by the coding sequence ATGCTGCGAAAAATGTGTCTTGCGCTGGCGGTCGCCACATCGGCGCTGGCGGTCAACGCATCGGCCTGGGCCGACATCACGATCCTCGTGCCTTCGGGCAGTGAAGGCGACGGGTTGAGGGCCGCGGCAGCCGACTATGCAAAATTGAAGAATACGAGAGTCGAGATCGTCCAAGCACCCTATGCGAACGTCTTCGAACAGGGCGCCAACGCCGGGGCGACGCGGTCCGGAGTGTTCGACATCATTCTGATGGACGATCCGTGGATTCCGTTCTTTGCTGAGAATGGGCATCTCGAGGATCTGACGAGCTATTTCAAAAATGCCGGCGTCGAAGGGCCGGACGACGATTTCCTGTCGAAGTCGCTGGCGATCTGCCGCAACCCTTATAATGAGGGCCCTTATGTCTGCCTGCCCTATGTCGGCAACGCGCAGATGTTCTTCTATGACGCCGCCAAGTTCAAGGAGGTCGGAGTCGAGTCACCTGAAACCTGGGATGACGTGCTGAAGGCGGCCGCGGCCCTGACCGAACAGGGAGACGGGCGGTACTACGGCTATGTCTTCCGAGGCGGCCAAGGCAACCCCGTCGTTGCCGATTTCATGCCGATCTTCTGGTCCTATGGCGCGAAGATGTTCAACGACGATCGCACGAAGGTGACGATCGATACGCCCGAAGGCGCCGAGGGCATGAAGATGTTCATGTCGCTGCGCGACGTCTCTCCGAAGGGCGTCGAAAGCTACAATGCCAACGAAGTCGGCACGGCGATGGCCGCCGGAACCGCGGCATCTTCGATCAACTGGCCGAACTGGGTCGCGACCTTCGAGGATCCGAGCCAGTCGAGAATGGTGGGCAAGATTTCCTATGGCCCCATACCGGACGGCACGGAGCCCGGCAGTTCCGAAATCGGCCATTGGACGATGGGCATCATGTCGGCTGCCAAAAACAAGCAGGAGGCCTTCGACTTCATGTTGTGGGCGACTTCGCCCGAGCAGATCAAGATTTCGGCCGAGCGCGGCAATCCTCCGGTCAGGCGGTCGGTCTTCACCGATCCGGAGCTAACCCAGCAGGAGAGGTTCCGCCATTATCCGGTGCTGATGGAGGCGATCGAGGCCTCGACGCCACGGCCGCGCCATCCGAAGTGGCCCGAGATCGAGAATGCCTTCGGAATCGAGCTCTCCAAGGCCGTCGCAGGCACCATCGCCCCGGAAGAGGCGCTGAAGAACTCACAGGCCGCGGTCGAACAGATCACTGGTCTCAACTAG